In Janthinobacterium sp. B9-8, the genomic stretch GACGCAGAAAACGGTGCGCAAGAAAAACAACTTGCACACCCTACGCCTTTTTCTCACCCCCTCCCTCGCTGCGCCAGCAAATGCACCGCCAGCCCTAGCAAAATACACGCCGTTCCCCAAATCAAAGACCCAGAAACTTCTTCGCCATTCAAGCTATGCCCCATCCAAAGCGCTGATGGAGGGGTGATCAGGGAAATAAGTGACACGGTAATTGGCTTGCATTCGCGGATCAGCCAGTAATACAAACTAAAGCCCAGCACCGAGCCAAACACCGCCAGATAGCCAATCGCAGCTAAGCTCTGCTTGGGAAAAGCTAAATTTGTGACATCGGTTTGCCATACACACACCGTGCTCAGCACCACAGTTGCAATCATTAAGGCTCCGGCATTCACCGCCAGTGGCGATTGCCCAGCGGCTAGTTTTTTAAGCTTTACGGCTGCAGCCGCCTGAATCAATACCGCAAGCAACACCACAGCCACACCCAATACGCCGCTTAAACGTAGTTTTTCTGCAAAAACAATCAGCAAACCTGTGATACCTATCACCATTGCCAGCATTTCAAAACGACTTAGCTTTAGCCCAAAGCTCCACCATGAAAAACCGGCTGTAGCCAAAGGAATCAAACCAAATAACACGGCAACCAAGCCCGACGA encodes the following:
- a CDS encoding DMT family transporter; the encoded protein is MQKIAYFVLVLLWSTTPLAINWSVQGVPYSAALAARFGLAAALALLVLVIWKQKIPRSSWSASACAGLGTSLSMLCVYWASQTVSSGLVAVLFGLIPLATAGFSWWSFGLKLSRFEMLAMVIGITGLLIVFAEKLRLSGVLGVAVVLLAVLIQAAAAVKLKKLAAGQSPLAVNAGALMIATVVLSTVCVWQTDVTNLAFPKQSLAAIGYLAVFGSVLGFSLYYWLIRECKPITVSLISLITPPSALWMGHSLNGEEVSGSLIWGTACILLGLAVHLLAQRGRG